A stretch of the Alnus glutinosa chromosome 6, dhAlnGlut1.1, whole genome shotgun sequence genome encodes the following:
- the LOC133870571 gene encoding uncharacterized protein LOC133870571: MVCGDFNEIISLSEKSSGSRMSLLQMSSFQSTLRDCNLCDLGSKGQKFTWSNGREGRDLTLEWLDRVVANREWCGVYNVVEVDVLPRFCSDHSPLIISFDPDGCKPWVKSKRFLFEAGWLKHAEHRKLVRTAWRIKNSSSDKWRVLKEKLDSCRGILKSWARSSVYQEMNNVKKVEEELQKVQMEGDPNDVAKEKVLKANLDHLLELEDLKWRQRARENWLKYGDRNTKFFHACASHRKSRNFIKDIIDLDGKRWDDQKGVESAFVRFF; the protein is encoded by the coding sequence ATGGTTTGTGGggattttaatgaaataatcTCTTTGTCGGAGAAGTCTAGTGGTTCCAGGATGTCTTTGTTGCAAATGTCTTCATTTCAGTCTACCTTGAGGGACTGTAATTTGTGTGACTTAGGATCCAAAGGCCAGAAGTTTACTTGGTCAAATGGAAGGGAGGGAAGGGACCTTACTTTAGAATGGTTGGACAGAGTTGTTGCTAATAGGGAGTGGTGTGGGGTGTACAATGTTGTTGAAGTGGATGTTTTGCCTAGATTTTGTTCTGACCATAGTCCTCTTATTATCTCCTTTGATCCTGATGGTTGTAAGCCTTGGGTGAAAAGTAAGAGATTTCTTTTTGAAGCTGGTTGGTTGAAGCATGCTGAGCATAGAAAACTGGTAAGGACAGCATGGAGGATTAAAAATTCTTCTTCTGATAAATGGCGAGTACTCAAGGAGAAGTTGGATAGCTGTCGTGGCATTTTAAAAAGTTGGGCCAGGAGTTCGGTTTATCAGGAGATGAATAATGTTAAAAAGGTGGAGGAGGAGCTTCAGAAGGTGCAGATGGAAGGGGATCCGAATGATGTTGCTAAGGAGAAGGTGTTGAAGGCAAATCTTGACCATTTGTTGGAGCTAGAAGACTTAAAATGGAGGCAGAGGGCTAGAGAAAATTGGTTAAAGTATGGTGATAGAAATACTAAGTTCTTCCATGCTTGTGCCTCCCATAGGAAGAGTAGGAACTTTATTAAGGATATTATAGATTTGGATGGGAAAAGATGGGATGATCAGAAGGGGGTTGAGAGTGcttttgttagatttttttag